A window from Populus trichocarpa isolate Nisqually-1 chromosome 3, P.trichocarpa_v4.1, whole genome shotgun sequence encodes these proteins:
- the LOC18096825 gene encoding MMS19 nucleotide excision repair protein homolog isoform X1 → MAEPSQLTQHIESFVDSSCSSTQQAASLDAIVSFVKNDVVTISSLVREMEMYLTTTDSIIRARGVLLLGEALKCLSSKPLDAATIHSLMSFFKERLADWRALRGALVGCLALVKRKSGGMVTSSDAKGVAESFLQNLQVQSLGQHDRKLCFELMECLLEYYPHAVASLGDDLIYGICEAIDGEKDPQCLMLAFHIMEVLVQVFPDPCGPIESFASDLFGILSSYFPIHFTHPKAEEDVQVKRDDLSRALMLAFSSSPLFEPSVIPLLLEKLSSSLSSAKVDSLKYLSYCTSKYGAERIAKHAGAIWSSLKDVIFTSGQSFVLSFTPESLGGLGCQENEIAAEALALLEKVVIQNNDLFSSMIVGDEEINMVLNSITGCQSYNEIPLQSTQKLYSVGRILYVSVKASVASCSRIFQYFFSCLMESMGLPVVNGSGTCSFNDDCIISKRPNHGSLYLCVELLGACRDLVISSGDLASQCVSANETWCCLLQRFSTSLSKIFSSTLATSTDKPAHDADVYLGVKGLQILATFPGGYLLVSKSTCESILMTFVSIITVDFNKTLLWKLSVKALVQIGLFIHGSNESEKSMSYMDIVVQKIVSMISSDNHDIPFQLQLEAISDIGTSGLQYMLKIVTGLQEVIRANLAEVYVQGNVKSAKVIIHLLECYSNELLPWIQKYEVFEEVLLQFVVSIWNQIENCMAFPDGIFEKELLDATMKVMKLAVASCSVESQNIIIDKAYTVLSSSTFLSTKDSLSSLQAQLEELEDTQETNKFSSRDEWIHSLFISVIIALHPQTRIPNIRTVLHFLMIVFLKGYVTAAQALGSLVNKLDLKTSGTEYSGGCTFEEAMDIIFGKNLSSSDHVSAGRSGITGYWSETGLTNLCLGAANSGLLEIHSIVGLAWIGKGLLMRGHEKVKDITIVFLECLQSNGRRGALPLEENNCNWDMRLSAMKCAADAFQVLMSDSELCLNRKFHAIIRPLYKQRFFSTIMPILQSLIIPSDSLLSRSMLYRAFANVVIGTPLIVILNDAKKLIPMVLDSLKLLSKDVLDKDIMYSLLLVLSGILTDKNGQEGVIENAHIIINYLIGFVTYPHTMLVRETTIQCLVAMSELPHTRIYPMRIQVLQAVSKALDDPKRAVRQEAVRCRQAWSVI, encoded by the exons ATGGCAGAACCGAGTCAGCTGACTCAGCATATTGAATCTTTTGTTGACTCATCATGCTCCTCTACTCAGCAG GCTGCAAGTTTGGATGCAATAGTTTCCTTCGTGAAGAATGATGTAGTAACTATATCATCACTG gttagggagatGGAGATGTATCTGACTACAACAGATAGCATAATCCGTGCACGAG GCGTCCTTCTGCTTGGAGAAGCACTTAAATGTCTTTCATCAAAGCCGCTGGATGCTGCTACTATTCATAGCTTGATGTCTTTCTTCAAAGAGCGACTG GCAGATTGGAGAGCTTTACGTGGTGCACTTGTTGGTTGTTTGGCATTGGTGAAAAGGAAAAGTGGTGGTATGGTCACTAGCAGTGATGCTAAAGGAGTTGCAGAGTCTTTTTTGCAAAACTTGCAGGTTCAGTCTTTAGGACAACATGACAGGAAG CTTTGCTTTGAACTTATGGAATGTCTGCTAGAATACTATCCCCACGCTGTTGCTTCTCTG GGTGATGATCTTATTTATGGAATTTGTGAAGCTATTGATGGAGAAAAGGATCCTCAATGCCTAATGCTAGCATTTCACATCATGGAGGTTCTAGTGCAAGTGTTTCCTGATCCTTGTGGTCCCATAGAAAGTTTTGCTAGCGATCTATTTGGCATTTTGAGCAGTTACTTTCCCATTCATTTTACACAT CCCAAAGCTGAAGAGGATGTTCAGGTGAAAAGGGATGATCTTTCAAGGGCATTAATG CTTGCATTCTCATCCTCGCCTCTTTTCGAGCCATCTGTCATTCCGTTGCTTCTTGAGAAACTTTCTTCCTCCCTATCATCCGCGAAG GTTGATTCTTTAAAGTACCTTAGCTATTGCACATCAAAGTATGGAGCAGAAAGAATCGCAAAACATGCTGGAGCTATTTGGTCTTCACTGAAAGATGTAATATTTACTTCAGGACAATCATTTGTGTTATCCTTTACCCCAGAATCCCTAGGTGGTCTAGGCTGTCAGGAGAATGAAATAGCAGCTGAAGCACTGGCTCTACTGGAAAAGGTTGTTATCCAAAATAATGATTTGTTCTCAAGTATGATTGTTGGTGATGAAGAAATAAATATGGTTTTGAATTCCATCACTGGCTGCCAGAGTTACAATGAAATTCCCTTGCAAAGCACACAGAAACTGTATTCAGTCGGTCGTATCCTTTATGTTTCTGTGAAGGCATCTGTTGCTTCCTGCAGtagaatttttcaatatttcttCTCCTGCTTGATGGAGAGCATGGGGCTTCCAGTTGTGAATGGATCTGGGACTTGCTCTTTTAATGATGACTGCATAATCTCCAAAAGACCTAATCACGGATCTCTTTATCTCTGTGTTGAACTTCTTGGAGCATGCAGAGATTTGGTCATCAGTTCCGGTGATCTTGCATCACAATGTGTTTCTGCAAATGAGACATGGTGCTGCTTGCTTCAGAGATTTTCTACCTCTTTAAGCAAGATTTTCAGTTCAACCCTGGCAACAAGTACAGACAAGCCTGCTCATGACGCGGATGTGTATCTTGGAG TGAAGGGTTTGCAAATTCTAGCTACATTCCCTGGAGGCTATTTACTAGTATCAAAATCTACTTGTGAAAGTATTTTGATGACCTTTGTATCTATTATCACTGTTGATTTCAATAAGACATTGTTGTGGAAACTGTCGGTGAAGGCACTGGTTCAGATTGGCTTGTTTATTCATGGTAGTAACGAGTCTGAGAAGTCAATGAGCTATATGGATATTGTTGTTCAGAAGATTGTTTCAATGATATCATCTGATAATCATGATATACCATTTCAACTCCAACTGGAAGCCATCTCTGACATTGGCACAAGTGGGCTTCAATACATGCTGAAAATTGTTACTGGATTGCAAGAAGTTATACGTGCCAATCTGGCTGAGGTTTAT GTTCAAGGAAATGTGAAATCAGCAAAGGTCATAATTCATCTTTTGGAATGTTATTCAAATGAGTTGCTTCCATG GATTCAGAAATATGAAGTTTTCGAGGAAGTCTTGCTCCAATTTGTTGTCAGCATATGGAACCAAATAGAAAATTGCATGGCCTTTCCTGATGGGATCTTTGAAAAA GAGCTTCTTGATGCTACAATGAAAGTGATGAAGCTTGCTGTTGCTTCTTGTTCAGTGGAAAGCCAGAACATAATAATTGATAAAGCTTATACTGTACTCTCATCCAGCACTTTCTTATCAACGAAGGATTCCTTGTCCTCTCTTCAAGCTCAACTAGAAGAGTTAGAAGATACTCAAGAAACGAACAAATTTTCCAGTAGAGATGAGTGgattcattctttatttatatcAGTAATTATAGCACTTCATCCTCAAACACGCATTCCGAATATAAGAACAGTACTGCATTTTCTCATGATTGTGTTCCTTAAGGGCTATGTTACGGCTGCTCAGGCGTTAGGTTCTCTAGTTAACAAATTGGATCTAAAGACTAGTGGAACAGAGTATTCAGGTGGTTGTACCTTTGAAGAAGCAATGGATATAATCTTTGGTAAAAATTTAAGTTCTTCTGACCATGTTTCTGCTGGGAGATCTGGTATCACAGGCTATTGGAGTGAGACAGGTCTCACTAACTTATGCCTTGGTGCTGCAAACAGTGGTTTGCTTGAAATTCATTCCATTGTTGGGTTGGCATGGATTGGGAAAGGTTTGCTTATGCGTGGACACGAAAAGGTTAAAGACATAACTATAGTTTTTTTAGAGTGCCTGCAATCAAATGGCAGAAGGGGTGCCTTGCCattggaagaaaataattgCAACTGGGATATGCGCCTGTCTGCAATGAAATGTGCAGCAGACGCATTTCAGGTTCTTATGAGTGATTCTGAGCTTTGCTTAAACCGCAAATTTCATGCAATAATACGACCACTTTATAAGCAACGATTTTTCTCCACCATAATGCCCATCCTGCAGTCTTTGATAATTCCGTCTGACTCGTTACTCTCAAG ATCTATGCTGTATCGGGCTTTTGCAAATGTTGTAATTGGCACCCCATTGATTGTTATCTTGAATGATGCAAAAAAG TTAATTCCAATGGTGCTGGATAGCTTAAAGTTGTTGAGCAAGGATGTTTTGGATAAAGATATAATGTACAGCCTTCTGCTAGTCCTGTCAGGCATTTTGACAGATAAAAATG GACAAGAAGGCGTAATAGAGAATGCTCATATTATCATCAATTACCTCATTGGGTTTGTCACCTACCCTCATACGATG CTTGTCCGAGAGACAACAATTCAATGTCTTGTTGCCATGTCAGAGTTGCCTCACACAAGGATTTACCCCATGCGAATCCAG GTGTTGCAAGCTGTATCAAAAGCTCTTGATGATCCAAAGAGGGCTGTTCGTCAAGAAGCTGTTAGATGTCGGCAAGCGTGGTCAGTGATTTAG
- the LOC18096825 gene encoding MMS19 nucleotide excision repair protein homolog isoform X3, whose product MVTSSDAKGVAESFLQNLQVQSLGQHDRKLCFELMECLLEYYPHAVASLGDDLIYGICEAIDGEKDPQCLMLAFHIMEVLVQVFPDPCGPIESFASDLFGILSSYFPIHFTHPKAEEDVQVKRDDLSRALMLAFSSSPLFEPSVIPLLLEKLSSSLSSAKVDSLKYLSYCTSKYGAERIAKHAGAIWSSLKDVIFTSGQSFVLSFTPESLGGLGCQENEIAAEALALLEKVVIQNNDLFSSMIVGDEEINMVLNSITGCQSYNEIPLQSTQKLYSVGRILYVSVKASVASCSRIFQYFFSCLMESMGLPVVNGSGTCSFNDDCIISKRPNHGSLYLCVELLGACRDLVISSGDLASQCVSANETWCCLLQRFSTSLSKIFSSTLATSTDKPAHDADVYLGVKGLQILATFPGGYLLVSKSTCESILMTFVSIITVDFNKTLLWKLSVKALVQIGLFIHGSNESEKSMSYMDIVVQKIVSMISSDNHDIPFQLQLEAISDIGTSGLQYMLKIVTGLQEVIRANLAEVYVQGNVKSAKVIIHLLECYSNELLPWIQKYEVFEEVLLQFVVSIWNQIENCMAFPDGIFEKELLDATMKVMKLAVASCSVESQNIIIDKAYTVLSSSTFLSTKDSLSSLQAQLEELEDTQETNKFSSRDEWIHSLFISVIIALHPQTRIPNIRTVLHFLMIVFLKGYVTAAQALGSLVNKLDLKTSGTEYSGGCTFEEAMDIIFGKNLSSSDHVSAGRSGITGYWSETGLTNLCLGAANSGLLEIHSIVGLAWIGKGLLMRGHEKVKDITIVFLECLQSNGRRGALPLEENNCNWDMRLSAMKCAADAFQVLMSDSELCLNRKFHAIIRPLYKQRFFSTIMPILQSLIIPSDSLLSRSMLYRAFANVVIGTPLIVILNDAKKLIPMVLDSLKLLSKDVLDKDIMYSLLLVLSGILTDKNGQEGVIENAHIIINYLIGFVTYPHTMLVRETTIQCLVAMSELPHTRIYPMRIQVLQAVSKALDDPKRAVRQEAVRCRQAWSVI is encoded by the exons ATGGTCACTAGCAGTGATGCTAAAGGAGTTGCAGAGTCTTTTTTGCAAAACTTGCAGGTTCAGTCTTTAGGACAACATGACAGGAAG CTTTGCTTTGAACTTATGGAATGTCTGCTAGAATACTATCCCCACGCTGTTGCTTCTCTG GGTGATGATCTTATTTATGGAATTTGTGAAGCTATTGATGGAGAAAAGGATCCTCAATGCCTAATGCTAGCATTTCACATCATGGAGGTTCTAGTGCAAGTGTTTCCTGATCCTTGTGGTCCCATAGAAAGTTTTGCTAGCGATCTATTTGGCATTTTGAGCAGTTACTTTCCCATTCATTTTACACAT CCCAAAGCTGAAGAGGATGTTCAGGTGAAAAGGGATGATCTTTCAAGGGCATTAATG CTTGCATTCTCATCCTCGCCTCTTTTCGAGCCATCTGTCATTCCGTTGCTTCTTGAGAAACTTTCTTCCTCCCTATCATCCGCGAAG GTTGATTCTTTAAAGTACCTTAGCTATTGCACATCAAAGTATGGAGCAGAAAGAATCGCAAAACATGCTGGAGCTATTTGGTCTTCACTGAAAGATGTAATATTTACTTCAGGACAATCATTTGTGTTATCCTTTACCCCAGAATCCCTAGGTGGTCTAGGCTGTCAGGAGAATGAAATAGCAGCTGAAGCACTGGCTCTACTGGAAAAGGTTGTTATCCAAAATAATGATTTGTTCTCAAGTATGATTGTTGGTGATGAAGAAATAAATATGGTTTTGAATTCCATCACTGGCTGCCAGAGTTACAATGAAATTCCCTTGCAAAGCACACAGAAACTGTATTCAGTCGGTCGTATCCTTTATGTTTCTGTGAAGGCATCTGTTGCTTCCTGCAGtagaatttttcaatatttcttCTCCTGCTTGATGGAGAGCATGGGGCTTCCAGTTGTGAATGGATCTGGGACTTGCTCTTTTAATGATGACTGCATAATCTCCAAAAGACCTAATCACGGATCTCTTTATCTCTGTGTTGAACTTCTTGGAGCATGCAGAGATTTGGTCATCAGTTCCGGTGATCTTGCATCACAATGTGTTTCTGCAAATGAGACATGGTGCTGCTTGCTTCAGAGATTTTCTACCTCTTTAAGCAAGATTTTCAGTTCAACCCTGGCAACAAGTACAGACAAGCCTGCTCATGACGCGGATGTGTATCTTGGAG TGAAGGGTTTGCAAATTCTAGCTACATTCCCTGGAGGCTATTTACTAGTATCAAAATCTACTTGTGAAAGTATTTTGATGACCTTTGTATCTATTATCACTGTTGATTTCAATAAGACATTGTTGTGGAAACTGTCGGTGAAGGCACTGGTTCAGATTGGCTTGTTTATTCATGGTAGTAACGAGTCTGAGAAGTCAATGAGCTATATGGATATTGTTGTTCAGAAGATTGTTTCAATGATATCATCTGATAATCATGATATACCATTTCAACTCCAACTGGAAGCCATCTCTGACATTGGCACAAGTGGGCTTCAATACATGCTGAAAATTGTTACTGGATTGCAAGAAGTTATACGTGCCAATCTGGCTGAGGTTTAT GTTCAAGGAAATGTGAAATCAGCAAAGGTCATAATTCATCTTTTGGAATGTTATTCAAATGAGTTGCTTCCATG GATTCAGAAATATGAAGTTTTCGAGGAAGTCTTGCTCCAATTTGTTGTCAGCATATGGAACCAAATAGAAAATTGCATGGCCTTTCCTGATGGGATCTTTGAAAAA GAGCTTCTTGATGCTACAATGAAAGTGATGAAGCTTGCTGTTGCTTCTTGTTCAGTGGAAAGCCAGAACATAATAATTGATAAAGCTTATACTGTACTCTCATCCAGCACTTTCTTATCAACGAAGGATTCCTTGTCCTCTCTTCAAGCTCAACTAGAAGAGTTAGAAGATACTCAAGAAACGAACAAATTTTCCAGTAGAGATGAGTGgattcattctttatttatatcAGTAATTATAGCACTTCATCCTCAAACACGCATTCCGAATATAAGAACAGTACTGCATTTTCTCATGATTGTGTTCCTTAAGGGCTATGTTACGGCTGCTCAGGCGTTAGGTTCTCTAGTTAACAAATTGGATCTAAAGACTAGTGGAACAGAGTATTCAGGTGGTTGTACCTTTGAAGAAGCAATGGATATAATCTTTGGTAAAAATTTAAGTTCTTCTGACCATGTTTCTGCTGGGAGATCTGGTATCACAGGCTATTGGAGTGAGACAGGTCTCACTAACTTATGCCTTGGTGCTGCAAACAGTGGTTTGCTTGAAATTCATTCCATTGTTGGGTTGGCATGGATTGGGAAAGGTTTGCTTATGCGTGGACACGAAAAGGTTAAAGACATAACTATAGTTTTTTTAGAGTGCCTGCAATCAAATGGCAGAAGGGGTGCCTTGCCattggaagaaaataattgCAACTGGGATATGCGCCTGTCTGCAATGAAATGTGCAGCAGACGCATTTCAGGTTCTTATGAGTGATTCTGAGCTTTGCTTAAACCGCAAATTTCATGCAATAATACGACCACTTTATAAGCAACGATTTTTCTCCACCATAATGCCCATCCTGCAGTCTTTGATAATTCCGTCTGACTCGTTACTCTCAAG ATCTATGCTGTATCGGGCTTTTGCAAATGTTGTAATTGGCACCCCATTGATTGTTATCTTGAATGATGCAAAAAAG TTAATTCCAATGGTGCTGGATAGCTTAAAGTTGTTGAGCAAGGATGTTTTGGATAAAGATATAATGTACAGCCTTCTGCTAGTCCTGTCAGGCATTTTGACAGATAAAAATG GACAAGAAGGCGTAATAGAGAATGCTCATATTATCATCAATTACCTCATTGGGTTTGTCACCTACCCTCATACGATG CTTGTCCGAGAGACAACAATTCAATGTCTTGTTGCCATGTCAGAGTTGCCTCACACAAGGATTTACCCCATGCGAATCCAG GTGTTGCAAGCTGTATCAAAAGCTCTTGATGATCCAAAGAGGGCTGTTCGTCAAGAAGCTGTTAGATGTCGGCAAGCGTGGTCAGTGATTTAG
- the LOC18096825 gene encoding MMS19 nucleotide excision repair protein homolog isoform X2 — protein MILSLYQADWRALRGALVGCLALVKRKSGGMVTSSDAKGVAESFLQNLQVQSLGQHDRKLCFELMECLLEYYPHAVASLGDDLIYGICEAIDGEKDPQCLMLAFHIMEVLVQVFPDPCGPIESFASDLFGILSSYFPIHFTHPKAEEDVQVKRDDLSRALMLAFSSSPLFEPSVIPLLLEKLSSSLSSAKVDSLKYLSYCTSKYGAERIAKHAGAIWSSLKDVIFTSGQSFVLSFTPESLGGLGCQENEIAAEALALLEKVVIQNNDLFSSMIVGDEEINMVLNSITGCQSYNEIPLQSTQKLYSVGRILYVSVKASVASCSRIFQYFFSCLMESMGLPVVNGSGTCSFNDDCIISKRPNHGSLYLCVELLGACRDLVISSGDLASQCVSANETWCCLLQRFSTSLSKIFSSTLATSTDKPAHDADVYLGVKGLQILATFPGGYLLVSKSTCESILMTFVSIITVDFNKTLLWKLSVKALVQIGLFIHGSNESEKSMSYMDIVVQKIVSMISSDNHDIPFQLQLEAISDIGTSGLQYMLKIVTGLQEVIRANLAEVYVQGNVKSAKVIIHLLECYSNELLPWIQKYEVFEEVLLQFVVSIWNQIENCMAFPDGIFEKELLDATMKVMKLAVASCSVESQNIIIDKAYTVLSSSTFLSTKDSLSSLQAQLEELEDTQETNKFSSRDEWIHSLFISVIIALHPQTRIPNIRTVLHFLMIVFLKGYVTAAQALGSLVNKLDLKTSGTEYSGGCTFEEAMDIIFGKNLSSSDHVSAGRSGITGYWSETGLTNLCLGAANSGLLEIHSIVGLAWIGKGLLMRGHEKVKDITIVFLECLQSNGRRGALPLEENNCNWDMRLSAMKCAADAFQVLMSDSELCLNRKFHAIIRPLYKQRFFSTIMPILQSLIIPSDSLLSRSMLYRAFANVVIGTPLIVILNDAKKLIPMVLDSLKLLSKDVLDKDIMYSLLLVLSGILTDKNGQEGVIENAHIIINYLIGFVTYPHTMLVRETTIQCLVAMSELPHTRIYPMRIQVLQAVSKALDDPKRAVRQEAVRCRQAWSVI, from the exons atgATATTATCCTTATATCAGGCAGATTGGAGAGCTTTACGTGGTGCACTTGTTGGTTGTTTGGCATTGGTGAAAAGGAAAAGTGGTGGTATGGTCACTAGCAGTGATGCTAAAGGAGTTGCAGAGTCTTTTTTGCAAAACTTGCAGGTTCAGTCTTTAGGACAACATGACAGGAAG CTTTGCTTTGAACTTATGGAATGTCTGCTAGAATACTATCCCCACGCTGTTGCTTCTCTG GGTGATGATCTTATTTATGGAATTTGTGAAGCTATTGATGGAGAAAAGGATCCTCAATGCCTAATGCTAGCATTTCACATCATGGAGGTTCTAGTGCAAGTGTTTCCTGATCCTTGTGGTCCCATAGAAAGTTTTGCTAGCGATCTATTTGGCATTTTGAGCAGTTACTTTCCCATTCATTTTACACAT CCCAAAGCTGAAGAGGATGTTCAGGTGAAAAGGGATGATCTTTCAAGGGCATTAATG CTTGCATTCTCATCCTCGCCTCTTTTCGAGCCATCTGTCATTCCGTTGCTTCTTGAGAAACTTTCTTCCTCCCTATCATCCGCGAAG GTTGATTCTTTAAAGTACCTTAGCTATTGCACATCAAAGTATGGAGCAGAAAGAATCGCAAAACATGCTGGAGCTATTTGGTCTTCACTGAAAGATGTAATATTTACTTCAGGACAATCATTTGTGTTATCCTTTACCCCAGAATCCCTAGGTGGTCTAGGCTGTCAGGAGAATGAAATAGCAGCTGAAGCACTGGCTCTACTGGAAAAGGTTGTTATCCAAAATAATGATTTGTTCTCAAGTATGATTGTTGGTGATGAAGAAATAAATATGGTTTTGAATTCCATCACTGGCTGCCAGAGTTACAATGAAATTCCCTTGCAAAGCACACAGAAACTGTATTCAGTCGGTCGTATCCTTTATGTTTCTGTGAAGGCATCTGTTGCTTCCTGCAGtagaatttttcaatatttcttCTCCTGCTTGATGGAGAGCATGGGGCTTCCAGTTGTGAATGGATCTGGGACTTGCTCTTTTAATGATGACTGCATAATCTCCAAAAGACCTAATCACGGATCTCTTTATCTCTGTGTTGAACTTCTTGGAGCATGCAGAGATTTGGTCATCAGTTCCGGTGATCTTGCATCACAATGTGTTTCTGCAAATGAGACATGGTGCTGCTTGCTTCAGAGATTTTCTACCTCTTTAAGCAAGATTTTCAGTTCAACCCTGGCAACAAGTACAGACAAGCCTGCTCATGACGCGGATGTGTATCTTGGAG TGAAGGGTTTGCAAATTCTAGCTACATTCCCTGGAGGCTATTTACTAGTATCAAAATCTACTTGTGAAAGTATTTTGATGACCTTTGTATCTATTATCACTGTTGATTTCAATAAGACATTGTTGTGGAAACTGTCGGTGAAGGCACTGGTTCAGATTGGCTTGTTTATTCATGGTAGTAACGAGTCTGAGAAGTCAATGAGCTATATGGATATTGTTGTTCAGAAGATTGTTTCAATGATATCATCTGATAATCATGATATACCATTTCAACTCCAACTGGAAGCCATCTCTGACATTGGCACAAGTGGGCTTCAATACATGCTGAAAATTGTTACTGGATTGCAAGAAGTTATACGTGCCAATCTGGCTGAGGTTTAT GTTCAAGGAAATGTGAAATCAGCAAAGGTCATAATTCATCTTTTGGAATGTTATTCAAATGAGTTGCTTCCATG GATTCAGAAATATGAAGTTTTCGAGGAAGTCTTGCTCCAATTTGTTGTCAGCATATGGAACCAAATAGAAAATTGCATGGCCTTTCCTGATGGGATCTTTGAAAAA GAGCTTCTTGATGCTACAATGAAAGTGATGAAGCTTGCTGTTGCTTCTTGTTCAGTGGAAAGCCAGAACATAATAATTGATAAAGCTTATACTGTACTCTCATCCAGCACTTTCTTATCAACGAAGGATTCCTTGTCCTCTCTTCAAGCTCAACTAGAAGAGTTAGAAGATACTCAAGAAACGAACAAATTTTCCAGTAGAGATGAGTGgattcattctttatttatatcAGTAATTATAGCACTTCATCCTCAAACACGCATTCCGAATATAAGAACAGTACTGCATTTTCTCATGATTGTGTTCCTTAAGGGCTATGTTACGGCTGCTCAGGCGTTAGGTTCTCTAGTTAACAAATTGGATCTAAAGACTAGTGGAACAGAGTATTCAGGTGGTTGTACCTTTGAAGAAGCAATGGATATAATCTTTGGTAAAAATTTAAGTTCTTCTGACCATGTTTCTGCTGGGAGATCTGGTATCACAGGCTATTGGAGTGAGACAGGTCTCACTAACTTATGCCTTGGTGCTGCAAACAGTGGTTTGCTTGAAATTCATTCCATTGTTGGGTTGGCATGGATTGGGAAAGGTTTGCTTATGCGTGGACACGAAAAGGTTAAAGACATAACTATAGTTTTTTTAGAGTGCCTGCAATCAAATGGCAGAAGGGGTGCCTTGCCattggaagaaaataattgCAACTGGGATATGCGCCTGTCTGCAATGAAATGTGCAGCAGACGCATTTCAGGTTCTTATGAGTGATTCTGAGCTTTGCTTAAACCGCAAATTTCATGCAATAATACGACCACTTTATAAGCAACGATTTTTCTCCACCATAATGCCCATCCTGCAGTCTTTGATAATTCCGTCTGACTCGTTACTCTCAAG ATCTATGCTGTATCGGGCTTTTGCAAATGTTGTAATTGGCACCCCATTGATTGTTATCTTGAATGATGCAAAAAAG TTAATTCCAATGGTGCTGGATAGCTTAAAGTTGTTGAGCAAGGATGTTTTGGATAAAGATATAATGTACAGCCTTCTGCTAGTCCTGTCAGGCATTTTGACAGATAAAAATG GACAAGAAGGCGTAATAGAGAATGCTCATATTATCATCAATTACCTCATTGGGTTTGTCACCTACCCTCATACGATG CTTGTCCGAGAGACAACAATTCAATGTCTTGTTGCCATGTCAGAGTTGCCTCACACAAGGATTTACCCCATGCGAATCCAG GTGTTGCAAGCTGTATCAAAAGCTCTTGATGATCCAAAGAGGGCTGTTCGTCAAGAAGCTGTTAGATGTCGGCAAGCGTGGTCAGTGATTTAG